One Mycoplasmopsis bovigenitalium genomic window, TGCTATTGATAAAGTTAAAAAACAAGTTACAGTGCGTAACAATGCAGATGGTTCAACATTTACAGACACTTATGACAAATTAGTTTTCGCTGGTGGTACTTGACCAATCGAACCAAAAATCAAAGGTATTGAATACAATAAAATTGTTTTATCTAAACTTTACCAACACGCTCAAAAATTAATTGAATACGCAAATGATAAAGACATTAAAGATGTTACTATTGTTGGTGCAGGATACATTGGTGTTGAACTTGTTGAAGCATTCCACTTAAAAGGTAAAAAAGTTACTTTAATTGATGTTAACAAACGTGTTACAGGTAACTACTTTAGCGAAGACTTTACAAATGTTATGGAAGAAAACATGCGTAAAGAAGGTATTAAACTTGCTTTAGGTGAAAAAGTTGTTGAATTCAGATCAAAAAATGGAAAAGATGTTTCAAGTGTTGTTACTGACAAAGGTGAATACAAAACAGATCTAGTCGTAATGTGCATTGGCTTTAAACCAAGAACAGACTTTGTTGACCTAGAAAAACTACCAAACGGCGCAATTTTAGTTGACGAATTCCAAAGATCAGTTTCAGATGAAAACATTTATGCAGTCGGTGACTCATGTGCACTAAAACATGCTGTTACTGGTGACAGTAGACACGTTGCTTTAGCAACAAACGCTGTTAAATCAGGTTTAGTTGCTGCATTAC contains:
- a CDS encoding FAD-dependent oxidoreductase, giving the protein MKIILVGANHAGTSFIRTLKTVNKDAEITAYDRNTNTSFLGCGIAVWVAGEFDEPGGLFYSSPESLKQDYGVNLKTNHEVIAIDKVKKQVTVRNNADGSTFTDTYDKLVFAGGTWPIEPKIKGIEYNKIVLSKLYQHAQKLIEYANDKDIKDVTIVGAGYIGVELVEAFHLKGKKVTLIDVNKRVTGNYFSEDFTNVMEENMRKEGIKLALGEKVVEFRSKNGKDVSSVVTDKGEYKTDLVVMCIGFKPRTDFVDLEKLPNGAILVDEFQRSVSDENIYAVGDSCALKHAVTGDSRHVALATNAVKSGLVAALHIAGVNVPFPGVAGTNAINVFDCHYAGTGFTEEMAKANGFEHAASVHFEDMDRPEFMREAEKVACTIVYDKQTLKLLGVQLGSWGKTIHAETIYMFALAIQKGLTLPEIALTDVFFLPHFNKPFNFFLVPMLKALGINYKK